The genomic region AACGGAGCTGCTGCAGGACTTTCCACAGTTCGCTACCTACCGGTACGTGCAGGATGGCACGGAGAAGGAGCTGGCGGTACAGTTCAAGCGGCGGGAAGAGATGCCCCAGCCGACGGTCCAGTGGGCGTTCAAGCTGGCCGAACGTAACGTGGGCCCCCAGTACCGGGCCTGCAGCCTCGGATGGCAGCCCAAGGTCAAGCAGAAGGATCTCAGCAAACCGTGGGCGCGCTACCTGTTGGCCGTGGACCGGGCGACCGGTAAGCCCGTCGGCTATACGATGTTCCGGTTCGACCTGGACTACGGTCGGTGTGTGCTGTACTGCTACGAGCTGCAGATCTCGGCCGAATACCAAGGCCACGGATTGGGTGCGTTCCTCATGCAGGCGCTAGAGCAGATTGCCCGTGGTTTGTCGCTGGAGCGCCTAGTGTTGACGGTGCTCAAGAACAACGAGGGCGGAATGCGCTTCTACCGGCGGATAGGGTACGAAACTGACGAAACTTCACCGGACAAGCAAGAGGATGCACCGTACGAGATCCTGAGCAAATCGATGCTCGGATAATAGGAAATAGGTAATAATGCATGACTGACGCGTTACGCGGTGGTAGCAATGGgtaggataaaaaaaaataataaaagcaaTGAGTGTGTTTGAACGGTGCATAGAATGGTCAgtaattttgatttgttttcaggTCTCAGGTCAGAGAGTTCTACCCGATTGGGCTGCCCGATCCGAAAACCAGCACAACTCAGCACAGGTGTGTTCCCATTGGCTGCAGAAAGGTAAAACAGGAACACAATCCAACAGGAAATGTTGACGCGAAGGACTTGCGGAGTTATCCTTAAATTTtgtaccacaaaaaaaaccctgcaCGAAACGATCAGACGAGGGTAGTGtgaaccgaaaaccaacaGGTAAAAGTGGGAAAATGACTGGAAATGTCTAGATTCATGGCAGGATGGAAAAGATTGTTAGCAGGAGACTGAGCTACCCTCTTTAAGGAGAGTTTCTATTCTTatgaaaatgattcaaattttaaaatttacatttaaaaTTTGGATTTAAAATCATTACGGACAGCACTTAGCAGAATTGCAGATAATAATTACAAAGATGCGAAAACGCAAGTTATCaattgtttgtaaaaataaGATATTTGTATGAATCCGCCCGAGAATGTAGAtgctgaaaacaaaa from Anopheles aquasalis chromosome Y, idAnoAquaMG_Q_19, whole genome shotgun sequence harbors:
- the LOC126579820 gene encoding N-alpha-acetyltransferase 40; this translates as MPSETVSRNHATIQQKCLQVANRRTELLQDFPQFATYRYVQDGTEKELAVQFKRREEMPQPTVQWAFKLAERNVGPQYRACSLGWQPKVKQKDLSKPWARYLLAVDRATGKPVGYTMFRFDLDYGRCVLYCYELQISAEYQGHGLGAFLMQALEQIARGLSLERLVLTVLKNNEGGMRFYRRIGYETDETSPDKQEDAPYEILSKSMLG